A DNA window from Mycoplasmopsis pullorum contains the following coding sequences:
- a CDS encoding thymidine kinase has product MFLKYPDGTLEVITGPMFAGKSEELIKRIKILQIADVKTLVFKPEFDNRFSDIEIVSRNGAKVKAININNSEQILEFYEKDYKAVVIDEIHFFDENIINVINTLTSYGVRVIVSGLDMDYLKRPFPILASLLAIADEVDKLKAVCALCKGAAGFSYRKTANQELNFLGNKEYEARCRHCHDLGEQQKMQLG; this is encoded by the coding sequence ATGTTTTTAAAATATCCTGATGGTACATTAGAAGTAATAACCGGACCAATGTTCGCCGGAAAAAGTGAAGAATTGATTAAACGAATTAAAATTTTACAAATTGCTGATGTTAAAACTTTAGTTTTTAAACCAGAATTTGATAATCGCTTTAGCGATATAGAAATTGTTTCACGTAATGGAGCAAAAGTTAAGGCCATTAATATTAATAATTCAGAACAAATACTGGAATTTTACGAAAAAGACTATAAAGCAGTCGTTATTGACGAAATTCATTTCTTTGATGAAAATATTATTAATGTAATAAATACACTCACTTCATATGGTGTCCGTGTAATTGTGAGTGGACTGGATATGGATTATTTAAAACGTCCTTTTCCAATTTTAGCTTCACTTTTAGCTATTGCGGATGAAGTGGATAAATTAAAAGCTGTGTGTGCATTATGCAAAGGAGCGGCGGGATTCTCATACCGCAAGACTGCAAATCAAGAGCTTAATTTTTTAGGAAATAAAGAATACGAAGCTAGATGTAGACACTGTCACGATTTAGGAGAGCAACAAAAAATGCAGTTAGGTTAA
- a CDS encoding nucleotidyltransferase, producing MKKVKIGIVVEYNPFHNGHIYQIQQIKKMFPSSKIIVAMSGKYSQRGEVTCASFAKRKRYALKNGVDKVLKLPTQVSTQAAHIFASESVKILNKQKIDYLVFGSESDDVERLIKIAQIIKKNREQYNQLIKQFLKKGANSFPKATNLALQELSGEDISMPNDILGLEYVKTIIDNDYPIQPVSIKRTIDFHSEETYLDFASATKIRQMLKNNQDYTKYTPMRFNYFDKLRNNQKIYRRFQKVIRKYSTEELEKFKMISEGIQNLFKKHIEIDKYDDFVQECTSRRYTSSRIKRTILMVALKIKK from the coding sequence ATGAAGAAAGTTAAAATTGGTATAGTTGTTGAATATAATCCATTTCACAATGGTCACATTTATCAAATTCAACAAATTAAAAAGATGTTTCCAAGTTCCAAAATCATAGTTGCAATGAGCGGAAAATACTCGCAACGTGGCGAAGTAACCTGTGCATCATTCGCTAAACGCAAGCGTTACGCACTCAAAAATGGAGTGGATAAAGTACTCAAACTTCCAACGCAAGTGTCCACACAAGCTGCTCATATCTTTGCTAGTGAAAGTGTCAAAATCCTAAATAAGCAAAAAATAGATTATTTAGTTTTTGGTAGTGAGAGCGATGATGTTGAACGTTTAATTAAAATTGCTCAAATTATCAAAAAAAATCGTGAACAATATAACCAATTAATTAAACAATTTCTCAAAAAAGGAGCTAATTCATTTCCAAAAGCTACTAATTTAGCACTTCAAGAATTATCTGGGGAAGATATTTCAATGCCAAATGACATTTTAGGATTAGAATATGTTAAAACAATCATTGATAATGACTATCCGATTCAACCAGTTTCGATAAAGCGGACAATTGATTTTCATAGTGAAGAGACATATCTAGATTTTGCTAGTGCAACTAAAATTCGTCAAATGCTAAAAAATAACCAAGATTACACCAAATATACACCAATGCGATTTAATTATTTTGATAAATTAAGAAATAATCAAAAAATTTATCGTCGTTTTCAAAAAGTGATTCGTAAATATAGCACCGAAGAATTAGAAAAGTTTAAAATGATTAGTGAAGGGATTCAAAATTTATTCAAAAAGCACATTGAAATAGATAAATACGACGATTTTGTCCAAGAATGTACCTCAAGACGGTACACTTCAAGTCGAATTAAACGGACCATTTTAATGGTAGCGTTAAAAATTAAAAAATAG
- the rpmF gene encoding 50S ribosomal protein L32, which produces MAIVPKRKTSKQRKHKRRTHDALSTPNLVACANCTQLIEQHRACRFCGFYKGKKVEGYVALNDRA; this is translated from the coding sequence ATGGCTATTGTACCAAAACGTAAAACATCTAAACAACGTAAACACAAAAGAAGAACCCACGACGCATTATCAACACCAAACCTTGTTGCTTGCGCAAACTGTACACAATTAATTGAACAACACCGTGCATGCAGATTCTGTGGTTTCTACAAAGGAAAAAAAGTTGAAGGATATGTTGCTCTTAACGACAGAGCTTAA